Proteins from one Acidimicrobiales bacterium genomic window:
- a CDS encoding SDR family oxidoreductase has product MGNACAGRVALVTGASRGIGKAIALRLAAEGAAVAICSRPRAGMADLGTLDGAADDLRSVGAAVLAVPFDLADPAVDRGTLVDRVEAELGPVDILVNNAAGGGFRSLMDWSDAAVEHVLQLNFWAPWHLVRRVVPGMRERGSGWVLNLSSATAIPPQGPPFPDTAPATMGTIYGGTKAFLDRWTASLAAEVAPDGVVANTLAPQAAAATELLVAHSDLPAHLYEPLETMAEAALALCTADPTVLTGRIASSLELLVELDRATLDLRGREELPEWAPALLGGRIERMAAHAAGRADGAVPSNVAALLDRRPR; this is encoded by the coding sequence ATGGGGAACGCGTGCGCAGGGCGGGTCGCCCTCGTCACCGGGGCGAGCCGGGGCATCGGCAAGGCCATCGCCCTCCGCCTGGCCGCAGAGGGGGCTGCGGTGGCCATCTGCTCGCGGCCCCGCGCCGGCATGGCCGACCTGGGCACGCTCGACGGCGCCGCCGACGACCTCCGGTCGGTCGGCGCAGCGGTGCTGGCCGTTCCCTTCGACCTCGCTGACCCCGCGGTCGACAGGGGCACGCTCGTCGACCGGGTCGAGGCGGAGCTGGGACCGGTCGACATCCTGGTGAACAACGCCGCCGGCGGCGGGTTCAGGTCGCTCATGGACTGGAGCGACGCGGCGGTCGAGCACGTGCTCCAGCTCAACTTCTGGGCACCGTGGCACCTCGTACGCAGAGTGGTGCCGGGCATGCGCGAACGGGGGAGCGGGTGGGTGCTCAACCTGTCGTCGGCCACCGCCATCCCCCCGCAGGGGCCCCCGTTCCCCGACACCGCACCGGCCACGATGGGCACCATCTACGGCGGCACCAAGGCCTTCCTCGACCGGTGGACGGCCAGCCTCGCCGCGGAGGTCGCCCCCGACGGTGTCGTCGCCAACACCCTCGCCCCACAGGCCGCGGCGGCCACCGAGCTGCTGGTGGCCCACTCGGACCTCCCCGCGCACCTCTACGAGCCCCTGGAGACCATGGCGGAGGCCGCGCTGGCACTGTGCACCGCCGACCCCACCGTGCTCACCGGTCGCATCGCCTCCTCCCTCGAGCTGCTCGTCGAGCTCGATCGCGCCACCCTCGATCTGCGGGGCCGAGAGGAGCTCCCCGAGTGGGCCCCCGCCCTGCTCGGCGGGCGGATCGAGCGGATGGCCGCCCACGCCGCCGGACGGGCCGACGGTGCCGTCCCCAGCAACGTCGCCGCGCTGTTGGACCGCCGGCCCCGCTGA
- a CDS encoding serine/threonine-protein phosphatase: MAQPLLSVVALACVVAAVVWARSARYRLRQLRRLENAQGDPELVTLVRSDYRKDALSAGTYLVLAAVTGLFAWQATRNEALALSVVAAPAIVSIVLGRNFVAEARVAQARAELDRRAQEVLSQEELAPRRWAERLAPEELPGFEGFEVGRVYQPGSGLMAGDFYDLVRLGPTRVAAVIGDVSGHGIEPAITAFQAKYLLRVFLRQYRDPAQALEELNAQITAVGGHEEFISLCVVVFDTSAGTLRYASAGHPAVWLWHDRDVRPLRATGPVVMLDPHAAYASREVRLDVDDLCLLYTDGLSEVRDGGQLFGEDRIAQIIRRDPGIPADVLCKSLLEAASDFSSGPLQDDVAILAVRRT; the protein is encoded by the coding sequence ATGGCGCAGCCTCTCCTGTCGGTCGTCGCCCTCGCCTGCGTGGTCGCGGCCGTGGTGTGGGCCCGTTCGGCGCGCTACCGCCTCCGCCAGCTGCGTCGCCTCGAGAACGCCCAGGGCGACCCGGAGCTGGTCACCCTGGTGCGCTCGGACTACCGCAAGGACGCGCTCTCGGCCGGCACCTACCTGGTGCTCGCCGCGGTGACCGGCCTGTTCGCCTGGCAGGCGACGCGCAACGAGGCCCTCGCCCTCTCGGTGGTCGCCGCCCCGGCGATCGTGTCGATCGTCCTCGGGCGGAACTTCGTGGCGGAGGCGCGCGTCGCCCAGGCCCGCGCCGAGCTCGACCGCCGGGCCCAGGAGGTGCTCTCCCAGGAGGAGCTGGCCCCCCGGCGCTGGGCCGAGCGCCTCGCCCCCGAGGAGCTGCCCGGCTTCGAGGGGTTCGAGGTCGGCCGGGTCTACCAACCCGGCTCGGGTCTGATGGCCGGCGACTTCTACGACCTGGTCCGACTCGGGCCCACCCGTGTCGCCGCGGTGATCGGCGACGTGTCGGGCCACGGCATCGAGCCGGCCATCACGGCCTTCCAGGCGAAGTACCTCCTGCGGGTCTTCCTGCGCCAGTACCGCGATCCGGCCCAGGCCCTCGAGGAGCTCAACGCGCAGATCACCGCCGTCGGCGGCCACGAGGAGTTCATCTCGCTGTGCGTCGTGGTGTTCGACACCTCGGCAGGCACCCTGCGCTACGCCTCGGCCGGGCATCCGGCGGTATGGCTCTGGCACGACCGCGACGTGCGTCCGCTGCGGGCCACCGGCCCGGTGGTGATGCTCGACCCCCACGCGGCCTACGCCAGCCGGGAGGTCCGCCTCGACGTCGACGACCTCTGCCTCCTCTACACCGACGGGCTGTCGGAGGTACGCGACGGTGGCCAGCTCTTCGGTGAGGACCGCATCGCCCAGATCATCCGGCGTGACCCCGGGATCCCGGCGGACGTACTGTGCAAGTCGCTCCTCGAGGCGGCCAGCGACTTCTCGAGCGGCCCGCTGCAAGATGACGTCGCCATCCTCGCCGTTCGTCGCACCTGA
- a CDS encoding endonuclease Q family protein, with product MPFCEDCDKFWSPNSMPPDGTCPSCGRPIAEPPSSSRAPWHFWILVVALVVYLGWRAVEGVEWFLNR from the coding sequence GTGCCGTTCTGTGAGGACTGCGACAAGTTCTGGAGCCCGAACTCCATGCCGCCCGACGGGACCTGTCCGAGTTGCGGACGGCCCATCGCCGAGCCCCCGTCGTCGTCGCGGGCCCCGTGGCACTTCTGGATCCTGGTGGTCGCCCTCGTGGTGTACCTGGGCTGGCGGGCGGTGGAGGGCGTCGAGTGGTTCCTGAACCGCTGA
- a CDS encoding NAD(P)/FAD-dependent oxidoreductase has translation MVPEPLTRPGRTRIVVIGAGFAGIGAAIVARRAGFDDVTILERADDVGGTWRDNTYPGCACDIPSHLYSFSFDLEPGWSRAYPGQPEIEEYLRGVVERHGLSPSIRFGVTVRELRWDDASATWSVTAANGTVTTADVVVNATGPLSTPRVPDIPGLGEFEGAVFHSARWDHTHDLRGERVAVIGTGASAVQFVPEIASIAGHVDVFQRSAPWVLPRDDRPVPSWKRRLYTRFPVLARLHRWRIYARQELSALAFLGNDRVTARVVEMGRDHIEASIADPGLRAAVTPTYTPGCKRLLLSNDWYPTLARPDVDLVTVGIERVVPGGVRTVDGVVHPADTIVLGTGFAATDFLAPMQVRGRGGCELGEAWRGGAATHLGISVAGFPNLFLLAGPNTGLGHNSIVFMIEAQLHWVLGALRHRLREGVAALDLRPEVQATSYAAVQRRMQDTVWLSGCESWYRSADGRVDTLWPGFSLSYWWRTRRFDPFAYRVVSPSRAPDGDSEMVAAGE, from the coding sequence GTGGTTCCTGAACCGCTGACCCGGCCGGGGCGCACCCGGATCGTGGTCATCGGTGCCGGCTTCGCGGGCATCGGCGCCGCCATCGTGGCCCGCCGCGCCGGGTTCGACGACGTCACGATCCTCGAGCGGGCCGACGACGTGGGCGGGACCTGGCGTGACAACACCTATCCGGGCTGCGCATGCGACATCCCCAGCCACCTCTACTCGTTCTCGTTCGACCTCGAGCCGGGGTGGTCGCGGGCCTATCCCGGACAGCCCGAGATCGAGGAGTACCTCCGCGGGGTCGTCGAACGTCACGGTCTGAGCCCCTCGATCCGCTTCGGGGTCACGGTGCGTGAGCTGCGCTGGGACGACGCCTCGGCCACCTGGTCGGTCACCGCCGCGAACGGCACGGTCACGACCGCCGACGTGGTCGTCAACGCCACGGGGCCGCTCTCCACACCCCGGGTCCCGGACATCCCCGGGCTCGGCGAGTTCGAGGGTGCGGTCTTCCACTCGGCGCGGTGGGACCACACCCACGACCTGCGGGGGGAGCGGGTGGCCGTGATCGGCACCGGGGCCAGCGCCGTGCAGTTCGTCCCCGAGATCGCGTCGATCGCCGGGCACGTCGACGTGTTCCAGCGCAGCGCGCCATGGGTCCTGCCTCGGGACGACCGCCCGGTGCCGTCGTGGAAGCGACGGCTGTACACCCGGTTCCCGGTGCTGGCCCGGTTGCACCGGTGGCGCATCTACGCCCGCCAGGAGCTGTCCGCGCTGGCGTTCCTCGGTAACGACCGGGTGACGGCGCGGGTCGTGGAGATGGGTCGTGACCACATCGAGGCGTCGATCGCCGACCCCGGCCTGCGGGCCGCGGTGACGCCGACCTACACGCCGGGGTGCAAGCGACTGCTGCTGTCGAACGACTGGTATCCGACGCTGGCCCGCCCCGACGTCGACCTCGTGACCGTCGGCATCGAGCGGGTGGTGCCGGGCGGCGTGCGCACGGTCGACGGGGTCGTGCACCCGGCCGACACCATCGTGTTGGGGACGGGGTTCGCGGCGACGGACTTCCTGGCGCCGATGCAGGTCCGCGGCCGGGGCGGGTGCGAGCTCGGCGAGGCGTGGCGGGGCGGGGCGGCCACCCATCTCGGCATCTCGGTGGCGGGGTTCCCGAACCTGTTCCTCCTCGCCGGACCCAACACCGGGCTCGGGCACAACTCGATCGTGTTCATGATCGAGGCGCAGCTCCACTGGGTGCTCGGTGCTCTGCGTCATCGGCTTCGCGAAGGGGTCGCCGCGCTCGACCTCCGTCCGGAGGTGCAGGCCACCTCCTACGCCGCCGTGCAGCGCCGGATGCAGGACACGGTGTGGTTGTCCGGTTGTGAGAGCTGGTACCGCTCCGCCGACGGTCGGGTGGACACGCTGTGGCCCGGGTTCTCCCTGTCGTACTGGTGGCGCACACGTCGTTTCGACCCCTTCGCGTACCGCGTCGTGTCGCCGTCGCGAGCCCCCGACGGCGATTCGGAGATGGTCGCGGCGGGGGAGTAG
- the lysS gene encoding lysine--tRNA ligase, producing the protein MDDEAGPLPEHRYARHGAGGATPRPYAELVSMTDPDPDEFPPEPSDAEVEAERASIRAQRYAKLDQLRADGVDPYPHRFDRDRTLGELRSEFGGLEAGEETEVAVAVAGRLMLKRDQGRLTFGQLRDRSGEVQLFVSAGVVGKEAMVAFNELDRGDWIGVEGTVMVTRKGELSVKVTSFTLLAKALRPLPDKWKGLSDVDLRFRQRYVDLTVNDDARRVFEVRVAAVDALRQVLRARGYLEVETPMLHLRQGGATARPFVTHYNALDLDTYLRIALELPLKRLLVGGLERVYEIGRVFRNEGIDTRHNPEFTMLEAYEAFGDYQEMIDLTEALVASAALAANGTTTVECRGRTLDLAGPWRRVTMVDLIAEVVGVHIHPAMPVGEARAVLDGLGLAWQDGWGAGRCTHEVYDELVEPKVVEPTVVLDHPRETSPLAKPHRHDPTLVERFEVIVDGRELANAYSELNDPVEQLARFREGAAAKAAGDPEAADVDLDYIRALEYGMPPAGGMGLGVDRLVMLLAGVESIREVILFPTLRPEVGLDETDVDRP; encoded by the coding sequence GTGGACGACGAGGCCGGGCCCCTGCCGGAGCACCGCTACGCTCGCCACGGCGCCGGCGGCGCCACCCCGCGCCCCTACGCCGAGCTGGTGTCCATGACCGATCCCGACCCCGACGAGTTCCCACCCGAGCCGAGTGACGCCGAGGTCGAAGCGGAGCGGGCGTCGATCCGGGCCCAGCGCTACGCCAAGCTCGATCAGCTCCGCGCCGACGGCGTCGACCCCTACCCGCACCGCTTCGACCGTGATCGCACGCTCGGCGAGCTGCGCAGCGAGTTCGGGGGCCTCGAGGCCGGGGAGGAGACCGAGGTCGCCGTCGCCGTGGCCGGGCGGCTGATGCTCAAGCGCGACCAGGGGCGACTCACCTTCGGCCAGCTCCGCGACCGCAGCGGCGAGGTGCAGCTCTTCGTCTCCGCGGGGGTCGTCGGCAAGGAGGCCATGGTCGCCTTCAACGAGCTCGATCGGGGCGACTGGATCGGCGTCGAGGGCACGGTGATGGTCACGCGGAAGGGCGAGCTCTCCGTGAAGGTCACCTCGTTCACCCTCCTGGCCAAGGCGCTGCGCCCGCTGCCCGACAAGTGGAAGGGCCTCTCCGACGTCGACCTGCGCTTCCGGCAGCGCTACGTCGACCTGACCGTCAACGACGACGCCCGTCGGGTGTTCGAGGTCCGTGTGGCCGCCGTCGACGCCCTGCGCCAGGTGCTTCGGGCCCGCGGCTACCTCGAGGTCGAGACACCGATGCTGCACCTCCGCCAGGGCGGGGCCACCGCCCGCCCCTTCGTCACCCACTACAACGCCCTCGACCTCGACACCTACCTGCGGATCGCCCTCGAGCTGCCCCTCAAGCGGCTCCTCGTCGGCGGCCTCGAGCGGGTCTACGAGATCGGGCGGGTGTTCCGCAACGAGGGCATCGACACCCGCCACAACCCCGAGTTCACGATGCTCGAGGCCTACGAGGCCTTCGGCGACTACCAGGAGATGATCGACCTCACCGAGGCACTCGTCGCCTCGGCGGCGCTCGCCGCCAACGGCACCACCACCGTGGAGTGCCGAGGCCGTACGCTCGACCTCGCGGGGCCGTGGCGCCGCGTCACGATGGTCGACCTCATCGCCGAGGTGGTCGGCGTGCACATCCACCCCGCCATGCCGGTCGGCGAAGCCAGGGCGGTCCTCGACGGCCTCGGACTGGCGTGGCAGGACGGTTGGGGGGCCGGTCGCTGCACCCACGAGGTCTACGACGAGCTCGTGGAACCCAAGGTGGTCGAGCCGACGGTCGTGCTCGACCACCCCCGTGAGACCTCACCGCTGGCCAAGCCGCACCGCCACGACCCCACCCTCGTCGAGCGCTTCGAGGTCATCGTCGACGGCCGCGAGCTGGCCAACGCCTACAGCGAGCTGAACGACCCGGTCGAGCAGCTGGCCCGCTTCCGTGAGGGGGCGGCCGCCAAGGCGGCCGGCGACCCCGAGGCGGCCGACGTCGACCTCGACTACATCCGGGCCCTCGAGTACGGCATGCCCCCGGCCGGCGGGATGGGACTCGGCGTCGACCGGCTGGTCATGCTGCTCGCCGGGGTGGAGAGCATCCGGGAGGTCATCCTCTTCCCGACGCTGCGCCCGGAGGTCGGCCTCGACGAGACCGACGTCGACCGACCCTGA
- a CDS encoding SOS response-associated peptidase, giving the protein MCGRFVSATPPADVAAYFDAAAPEAALEPRYNVAPTNDVYVVLSDGRTRRVTPMHWGLVPRWAKSPSVGNRMINARAERLATSSAYKAAFARRRCLVPADGFYEWKVVPGQKRKQPMYIHAASGEPLAFAGLWETWKDPNATEAERDGGADVLRSCTIITGEPNEKVQPVHDRMPVILPRRAWATWLDPQVDDLEVLGRLLVPAPSSLLELRPVSTEVNNVRNQGAHLLDPVDEAGPPPAQATLV; this is encoded by the coding sequence ATGTGCGGTCGCTTCGTCTCCGCCACCCCGCCGGCCGACGTGGCCGCCTACTTCGACGCCGCGGCCCCGGAAGCGGCGCTCGAGCCCCGGTACAACGTCGCCCCCACCAACGACGTGTACGTCGTGCTCTCCGACGGCCGCACCCGGCGGGTGACCCCCATGCACTGGGGGCTCGTGCCCCGGTGGGCCAAGAGCCCGTCGGTCGGGAACCGGATGATCAACGCCCGGGCCGAGCGCCTCGCCACCAGCAGCGCGTACAAGGCGGCCTTCGCCCGCCGACGGTGCCTCGTCCCGGCCGACGGCTTCTACGAGTGGAAGGTGGTTCCCGGCCAGAAGCGCAAGCAGCCGATGTACATCCACGCGGCCTCGGGCGAGCCCCTGGCCTTCGCCGGCCTGTGGGAGACGTGGAAAGACCCGAACGCCACCGAGGCCGAGCGGGACGGGGGAGCGGACGTGCTCCGGTCGTGCACGATCATCACCGGCGAGCCCAACGAGAAGGTGCAGCCCGTCCACGACCGGATGCCGGTGATCCTTCCCCGTCGGGCCTGGGCGACGTGGCTCGATCCGCAGGTCGACGACCTCGAGGTGCTGGGGCGGTTGTTGGTGCCCGCACCGTCGTCGTTGCTCGAGCTCCGCCCCGTCAGCACCGAGGTCAACAACGTGCGCAACCAGGGAGCCCACCTGCTCGACCCCGTGGACGAGGCCGGCCCGCCGCCGGCACAGGCCACGCTGGTCTAG
- a CDS encoding HIT family protein — protein MTTIFTRILNGELPGRFVYRDDVSAAFLTIAPITPGHTLVVPVAEVDHWVDLDDDIAGHLMVVAKKVAVAQQEVLEPTRVALIIAGLEVPHTHLHVLPIHSERDIDFSKARTDTPPDELDAVAASLAAAITP, from the coding sequence ATGACCACGATCTTCACCCGCATCCTGAACGGCGAGCTGCCCGGCCGCTTCGTGTACCGCGACGACGTCAGCGCGGCCTTCCTCACCATCGCGCCGATCACCCCGGGCCACACCCTGGTCGTGCCGGTCGCCGAGGTGGACCACTGGGTCGACCTCGACGACGACATCGCCGGCCATCTGATGGTCGTGGCCAAGAAGGTGGCCGTGGCCCAACAGGAGGTGCTCGAGCCGACCCGCGTCGCGCTGATCATCGCCGGCCTCGAGGTGCCCCACACCCACCTGCACGTCCTGCCCATCCACTCCGAGCGCGACATCGACTTCTCCAAGGCCCGCACGGACACCCCTCCCGACGAGCTCGACGCCGTGGCGGCGAGCCTCGCCGCGGCGATCACGCCCTGA
- a CDS encoding CDP-alcohol phosphatidyltransferase family protein, which yields MAPPPEPEPPTPGGGEDRVLTVPNLITALRLACLPLFVWLLLVQEALPAAGILLAVLGATDWVDGYLARRWHQVSTVGKVLDPVADRLLFFVAIVSIVVADAAPLWFCIAVLVREAVVAGATLALAALGARRIDVTWYGKAGTFGLMFAFPLFIGGASDLASADLFQAAAWLTGLPGLALSYYAAVRYVPIAVIALRDGRAARAQ from the coding sequence ATGGCGCCGCCGCCGGAGCCCGAACCCCCGACACCGGGCGGTGGCGAGGACCGGGTGCTCACCGTCCCCAACCTCATCACCGCCCTCCGCCTGGCCTGCCTCCCGCTGTTCGTGTGGCTACTGCTGGTGCAGGAGGCCCTCCCCGCCGCCGGGATCCTGCTGGCGGTGCTCGGCGCCACCGACTGGGTGGACGGCTACCTCGCGCGTCGCTGGCACCAGGTGTCGACGGTCGGCAAGGTCCTCGACCCGGTCGCCGACCGTCTGCTGTTCTTCGTCGCCATCGTGAGCATCGTCGTCGCCGACGCCGCACCGCTGTGGTTCTGCATCGCCGTGCTCGTACGTGAGGCGGTGGTCGCCGGGGCGACGCTGGCCCTGGCCGCCCTGGGCGCGAGGCGCATCGACGTCACCTGGTACGGCAAGGCCGGCACGTTCGGGCTGATGTTCGCGTTCCCGCTGTTCATCGGCGGGGCCAGCGACCTCGCGAGCGCCGATCTGTTCCAGGCGGCGGCCTGGCTCACCGGGCTCCCCGGCCTCGCCCTCAGCTACTACGCGGCAGTCCGGTACGTCCCCATCGCCGTCATCGCCCTGCGGGACGGCCGCGCCGCGAGGGCGCAGTAG
- a CDS encoding sugar phosphate nucleotidyltransferase — MKAVIMAGGEGTRLRPLTSNAPKPLLPLVNRPMMEHVVDLLKRHGIDDIVVTVAFMANSIREYFGDGSDFGVTMTYATEETPLGTAGSVRNAKDHLTERFVVISGDVLTDVDISAIVATHDEKSAMATIGLAHVDNPLEFGIVITRDDGSIERFLEKPTWGQVFSDTINTGIFVLEPEIFDYIEEGRPVDFSGEVFPALLADGRPLYGAVTEGYWEDVGTIDSYVRAHKDILDGRVRVEIPGFEVRPGVWLGENADVHTEATIVGPAVIGENCRVEADAVIGEYTVLGANVRIRQDAFLERTVVNDHAYLGEAVRLRGTVVGRSCDLRKGVRTEEGVVLGDECFVGDEASIGAEVKIYPFKTIEAGAVVNESIVWESRGARSLFGRNGVNGLANVDITPEFAVRVAMAYGGLLKQGSTVITSRDSSRSARMLKRAMMAGLNAVGVNVEDLEVASVPVTRFVMRRPTARGGLTVRLDRNDPQSLLIRFFDDEGLDITEEVQRKVERLYDRQDFRRVFPGEIGDIGYAPRALEHYSTALEATVDVDRIRAARFKVVIDYAYGSASFAMPNVLAKLGLEVLAVNPFISTAGVLSDHLDDHALRVGDLVRTSGSQLGGVIDPDGEQLRLIDDEGHVLTPTETLLALLTLLPGALHGDRVALPVNTTSTAKRILDQHGIGVVWTKMSSAALMDAATEPGVGFAGNQSGNFILPGFMPGFDAAATLVKVLDLLSFHDLKLSEVVEKLPRVHLVHESVVTPWDQKGLVMRSLMEQSKDRETVLVDGVKVVHDGGWALALPDPEEPVTHVWAEGSSPDAARRLAEEYARRIRQMVR; from the coding sequence ATGAAGGCCGTGATCATGGCCGGCGGCGAGGGCACCCGGCTCCGCCCGCTCACCTCCAACGCCCCGAAGCCGCTGTTGCCGCTGGTGAACCGGCCGATGATGGAACACGTCGTCGATCTGTTGAAGCGCCACGGCATCGACGACATCGTGGTCACCGTCGCCTTCATGGCGAACTCCATCCGCGAGTACTTCGGCGACGGGTCCGACTTCGGGGTCACGATGACCTACGCCACCGAGGAGACGCCGCTCGGCACGGCCGGGTCCGTGCGCAACGCCAAGGACCATCTCACCGAGCGCTTCGTCGTCATCTCCGGCGACGTGCTGACCGACGTCGACATCAGCGCCATCGTCGCCACCCACGACGAGAAGAGCGCGATGGCCACCATCGGCCTGGCCCACGTCGACAACCCGCTCGAGTTCGGGATCGTCATCACCCGCGACGACGGCTCGATCGAGCGCTTCCTCGAGAAGCCCACGTGGGGCCAGGTGTTCAGCGACACCATCAACACCGGCATCTTCGTGCTCGAGCCGGAGATCTTCGACTACATCGAGGAGGGGCGCCCCGTCGACTTCTCCGGCGAGGTGTTCCCGGCGCTGCTCGCCGACGGCCGGCCGCTCTACGGGGCCGTCACCGAGGGCTACTGGGAGGACGTCGGCACCATCGACTCCTACGTGCGGGCCCACAAGGACATCCTCGACGGCAGGGTCCGCGTCGAGATCCCGGGGTTCGAGGTGCGGCCCGGGGTCTGGCTGGGCGAGAACGCCGACGTCCACACCGAGGCGACGATCGTCGGCCCGGCGGTCATCGGGGAGAACTGCCGCGTGGAGGCCGACGCCGTGATCGGCGAGTACACCGTGCTCGGGGCCAACGTGCGCATCCGCCAGGACGCGTTCCTCGAGCGGACGGTCGTCAACGACCACGCCTACCTCGGTGAGGCCGTGCGCCTCCGGGGGACCGTGGTCGGCCGCTCCTGCGATCTGCGCAAGGGGGTGCGGACCGAGGAGGGCGTGGTGCTCGGCGACGAGTGCTTCGTCGGCGACGAGGCGTCGATCGGTGCCGAGGTCAAGATCTACCCCTTCAAGACCATCGAAGCCGGCGCGGTGGTCAACGAGTCGATCGTCTGGGAGTCCCGCGGGGCGCGCAGCCTCTTCGGGCGCAACGGGGTCAACGGGCTGGCCAACGTCGACATCACCCCCGAGTTCGCCGTCCGGGTGGCCATGGCCTACGGCGGCCTGCTCAAGCAGGGGAGCACGGTCATCACCTCGCGCGACTCGAGCCGATCGGCCCGGATGCTCAAGCGGGCGATGATGGCCGGGCTCAACGCCGTCGGCGTCAACGTCGAGGACCTCGAGGTCGCCTCGGTTCCCGTCACCCGCTTCGTCATGCGTCGCCCCACCGCCCGCGGCGGGCTCACCGTACGCCTCGACAGGAACGACCCGCAGTCGCTGCTCATCCGGTTCTTCGACGACGAGGGCCTCGACATCACCGAGGAGGTGCAGCGCAAGGTCGAGCGCCTCTACGACCGCCAGGACTTCCGTCGCGTCTTCCCGGGCGAGATCGGCGACATCGGCTACGCGCCCCGGGCCCTCGAGCACTACTCCACGGCCCTCGAGGCCACCGTCGACGTCGACCGGATACGGGCCGCCCGGTTCAAGGTGGTGATCGACTACGCGTACGGGTCGGCCTCGTTCGCGATGCCGAACGTGCTGGCCAAGCTCGGTCTCGAGGTCCTGGCGGTGAACCCGTTCATCTCCACGGCCGGCGTCCTCAGCGACCACCTCGACGACCACGCGCTGCGCGTCGGCGACCTGGTGCGCACGTCGGGTAGCCAGCTCGGCGGGGTCATCGACCCCGACGGCGAGCAGCTCCGCCTGATCGACGACGAGGGCCACGTCCTCACCCCGACCGAGACGTTGCTCGCCCTGCTCACGCTGCTCCCCGGTGCGTTGCACGGCGACCGGGTGGCCCTCCCCGTGAACACCACGTCGACGGCGAAGCGCATCCTCGACCAGCACGGCATCGGCGTCGTGTGGACCAAGATGTCGAGCGCCGCGCTCATGGACGCCGCCACCGAGCCCGGGGTGGGCTTCGCCGGCAACCAGTCCGGGAACTTCATCCTCCCCGGCTTCATGCCCGGCTTCGACGCCGCCGCCACGCTCGTCAAGGTCCTCGACCTCCTCTCGTTCCACGACCTCAAGCTGTCGGAGGTGGTCGAGAAGCTGCCCCGCGTCCACCTCGTGCACGAGAGCGTCGTCACCCCGTGGGACCAGAAGGGCCTCGTGATGCGCAGCCTCATGGAGCAGAGCAAGGACCGTGAGACGGTGCTCGTCGACGGGGTGAAGGTGGTGCACGACGGCGGTTGGGCCCTCGCCCTGCCCGATCCCGAGGAGCCGGTCACCCACGTGTGGGCCGAGGGCAGCTCACCGGACGCCGCCCGCCGCCTGGCCGAGGAGTACGCCCGCCGGATCCGCCAGATGGTGCGCTGA
- the gcvH gene encoding glycine cleavage system protein GcvH, whose protein sequence is MLLPDDLRYSTDHEWVRLEGNRVTVGITDYAQDALGDVVYVEVPDTGAAVEAAAKVSEVESTKSVSDIYAPVTGTVVEVNAELADAPEVLNDDPYGAGWICVIEIDDPGQLDGLLDVEGYRRLIEG, encoded by the coding sequence GTGCTCCTCCCCGACGACCTGCGCTACTCGACCGACCACGAATGGGTGCGGCTCGAGGGCAACCGGGTCACGGTGGGGATCACCGACTACGCCCAGGACGCCCTCGGCGACGTCGTGTACGTGGAGGTGCCCGACACCGGAGCGGCCGTCGAGGCGGCCGCCAAGGTGAGCGAGGTCGAGTCCACCAAGTCGGTCTCCGACATCTACGCACCCGTCACCGGCACCGTGGTCGAGGTCAACGCCGAGCTCGCCGACGCCCCCGAGGTCCTCAACGACGATCCCTACGGCGCCGGCTGGATCTGCGTGATCGAGATCGACGACCCGGGCCAGCTGGATGGGCTGCTCGACGTGGAGGGCTACCGGCGGTTGATCGAGGGATGA